A genomic segment from Bryobacteraceae bacterium encodes:
- a CDS encoding cytochrome b/b6 domain-containing protein: MKIAVPSAPARHSRIVRITHWITMLCFVALLVSGVEILISHPRFYWGDAGNVEQEPWLVIPIPASRGSVPTGYGFVLKDQNSWSRSLHFQAAWFVAFAALLYFVYGFVRGHFRRNLIPGQGAWSWSAIADSFRDHFRPVQADEQSGYNLLQRLSYLGVVFVLAPAMIWTGLAMSPGFIAIFPFPMTVLGGQQTARTIHFLVTIALALFLIVHVAMVWRYRSVRNVRAMITGYSKEDE; the protein is encoded by the coding sequence ATGAAGATCGCTGTTCCAAGCGCGCCCGCGCGGCATTCCCGCATTGTGCGAATCACGCACTGGATCACGATGCTTTGCTTCGTCGCGCTGCTGGTCTCCGGCGTGGAAATTCTGATTTCGCATCCCCGCTTCTATTGGGGCGATGCCGGCAACGTGGAGCAGGAGCCATGGCTGGTGATTCCGATTCCGGCGTCGCGCGGGTCCGTGCCTACCGGCTATGGCTTCGTGTTGAAGGACCAGAACTCGTGGAGCCGTTCACTGCACTTTCAGGCGGCGTGGTTCGTTGCGTTCGCCGCGTTACTGTACTTTGTTTACGGATTCGTCCGGGGTCACTTCCGACGCAACTTGATTCCGGGGCAAGGCGCCTGGAGTTGGAGCGCGATCGCCGACTCGTTCCGTGATCATTTTCGACCCGTCCAGGCGGACGAACAATCGGGTTACAACTTACTGCAGCGTCTGAGTTATCTCGGCGTGGTTTTCGTTCTTGCGCCGGCGATGATATGGACGGGACTGGCCATGTCTCCGGGTTTCATTGCGATTTTTCCTTTCCCGATGACCGTGCTGGGCGGCCAACAGACGGCGCGGACCATCCATTTCCTGGTGACCATCGCGCTCGCCCTTTTTCTCATCGTGCACGTCGCGATGGTGTGGCGCTATCGATCCGTGCGGAATGTGCGCGCCATGATCACCGGCTACTCAAAGGAGGACGAATGA
- a CDS encoding alpha/beta hydrolase: MRLALLLAPAALLAAAPGVESNVVYGMFSGAALLLDVHRPATPNGYGIVYISGSGWTAPLAYSAAPLKSNGQSLQYAKPLVEAGYTVFTINHRALPRFAYPAAVEDAQRAVRFVRHDAARFGIRPDRIGASGGSSGGHLVSMLGTLDGKGNPDDPDPVERESARVQCVVARAAPTDFFHMRSNGFVPMSIPAGGEAMRKASREYRTLAAASPVTHVSRDDPPFLLMHGDKDESVPFAQSIEFEKALRAAGVTVKLLRVDGAGHGPSFPGATNPPDYLGQMVAWFDQHLKGH, from the coding sequence ATGCGACTCGCCCTATTGCTCGCTCCCGCCGCGCTCCTCGCGGCCGCGCCCGGCGTCGAATCGAACGTTGTGTACGGCATGTTCTCCGGCGCCGCGCTCCTGCTCGATGTTCACCGGCCCGCCACTCCCAATGGATACGGCATTGTCTACATCTCCGGCAGCGGCTGGACGGCCCCGCTTGCCTACTCCGCCGCTCCCCTCAAATCCAACGGCCAGTCCCTTCAATACGCCAAGCCCCTCGTCGAGGCTGGCTACACCGTCTTCACCATCAACCATCGCGCCCTGCCGCGCTTCGCCTATCCGGCCGCCGTCGAAGACGCCCAACGCGCCGTCCGCTTCGTCCGCCACGACGCCGCCCGCTTCGGCATCCGCCCGGACCGCATCGGCGCATCCGGCGGTTCCTCCGGCGGCCACCTCGTGAGCATGCTCGGTACGCTCGACGGCAAGGGCAATCCCGATGACCCCGACCCCGTCGAGCGTGAAAGCGCCCGCGTCCAATGCGTCGTTGCGCGCGCCGCCCCCACGGACTTCTTTCACATGCGCTCCAACGGTTTCGTCCCCATGAGCATCCCTGCCGGCGGCGAGGCCATGCGAAAAGCCTCCCGGGAATACCGCACGCTGGCCGCCGCCTCGCCCGTCACCCACGTCTCCCGGGACGATCCGCCCTTCCTCCTCATGCATGGCGACAAGGACGAATCCGTCCCCTTCGCCCAATCGATCGAGTTCGAGAAGGCGCTCCGGGCCGCCGGAGTCACCGTTAAGTTACTCCGCGTGGATGGCGCCGGCCACGGCCCCTCCTTCCCTGGCGCCACCAACCCGCCGGACTACCTTGGCCAAATGGTCGCCTGGTTTGACCAGCACCTGAAGGGGCATTGA
- a CDS encoding c-type cytochrome — translation MRALILAFAAASLVAQTNPLANSRDAIEAGKGMFRIYCSPCHGLGAQGGRAPDLTTGNFSAGPTDAALFAVVSGGIAGTEMPAYSSRFDADGIWRILAYLRSIGGKAQPPPNGDPAKGETLYWGKAGCGGCHRIGARGGRLGPELSAIGRMRSLAYLREALVEPGARLTPGYETLTVQTRDGRTITGVQKNYDAFSAALMDSSERYHAFLTEEVRSVKRETRSLMPPTRLPDPGLDHLLAYLVSLRGAPK, via the coding sequence GTGCGCGCACTGATTCTCGCCTTCGCCGCCGCCTCACTCGTCGCCCAAACCAATCCCCTCGCCAATAGCCGCGACGCCATCGAAGCCGGCAAAGGCATGTTCCGCATCTACTGCTCGCCCTGCCACGGCCTGGGCGCCCAAGGCGGGCGCGCGCCCGATCTCACCACGGGCAACTTCTCCGCCGGCCCCACCGACGCCGCTCTCTTCGCCGTCGTCTCCGGCGGCATTGCGGGAACCGAGATGCCCGCCTACTCCTCCCGCTTCGACGCCGACGGCATCTGGCGCATCCTCGCCTATCTCCGCTCCATCGGCGGCAAAGCCCAACCTCCGCCCAACGGCGACCCCGCCAAAGGCGAAACGCTTTACTGGGGCAAGGCCGGCTGCGGCGGCTGTCACCGCATCGGTGCGCGCGGCGGGCGCCTCGGTCCGGAACTCTCCGCCATCGGCCGCATGCGCTCGCTCGCCTATTTGCGCGAAGCGCTCGTCGAACCTGGCGCGAGACTCACCCCCGGCTACGAAACCCTCACCGTCCAAACCCGCGACGGCCGGACCATCACCGGAGTCCAGAAGAACTACGACGCCTTCTCCGCGGCCCTCATGGACTCCTCCGAGCGCTACCACGCCTTCCTCACCGAAGAGGTCCGCTCCGTCAAGCGCGAAACCCGATCCCTCATGCCGCCCACCCGCCTCCCTGACCCCGGCCTCGACCACTTACTCGCCTATCTCGTATCTCTCCGCGGAGCACCCAAATGA
- a CDS encoding PQQ-dependent dehydrogenase, methanol/ethanol family: protein MKRLALLLPFVAAAQDTSWLTYGLNQAGWRYSDLSDIAPANVARLTPKWIFQTGINGKFETTPIVRDGLMYITAPSNHAFAVDLLSGRPIWHYAKPIPKGVNLCCGQVNRGFAIQGDTLYKVNLENTLVAIDAKTGQQLWESQIDDVKLGYSATVAPLIVKDMVIIGIAGAEFGSRDFIDAFDAETGKRRWRFWTVPEPGQPGGESWSGDAWKRGGGSTWITGTYDPELNLIYWGTGNPGPDLDGSVRPGDNLYTCSLVALNADTGKLAWHYQFTPHDVHDWDATSDPVLLDIDHKGTKTRAVVMANRNGFYYALNRANGKILAAKAYTNVSWADSIDLETGRPNLIAGQDPTEDGNKSCPGMGGGHNWQATTYSPKSGLYYFTSTDGCALYYKYAQDYVEGLWYQASTVATLPTEPATGSIIAVKPATGDIAWKYPLATPPSAGLLATAGGLVFGGDREGYVFALDANTGKVLWKFQAGGTVIAPPVTYRFRGKQYIAVAAGSAMLTFALP from the coding sequence ATGAAACGCCTCGCCTTACTCCTCCCGTTCGTCGCCGCGGCGCAAGATACGTCCTGGCTCACCTATGGGCTCAATCAGGCCGGCTGGCGCTACTCCGATCTTTCCGATATCGCCCCCGCCAACGTCGCCCGCCTCACACCCAAATGGATCTTCCAGACCGGCATCAACGGTAAGTTTGAAACCACGCCCATCGTCCGCGACGGGCTCATGTACATCACCGCTCCGTCGAACCACGCCTTCGCCGTCGATCTCCTTTCCGGCCGTCCCATCTGGCACTACGCCAAGCCCATCCCGAAGGGCGTGAATCTCTGCTGCGGCCAGGTCAACCGCGGCTTCGCCATCCAGGGCGACACGCTCTACAAGGTCAACCTTGAGAACACGCTCGTTGCCATCGATGCGAAGACTGGCCAGCAACTCTGGGAATCGCAGATCGACGACGTGAAGCTCGGCTACTCGGCCACCGTCGCGCCGTTGATCGTGAAGGACATGGTGATCATCGGAATTGCCGGCGCGGAGTTCGGCTCCCGCGATTTCATTGATGCCTTCGACGCCGAAACCGGCAAGCGCCGCTGGCGCTTCTGGACCGTGCCAGAACCCGGCCAGCCCGGCGGCGAATCCTGGTCCGGCGACGCCTGGAAGCGCGGCGGCGGCTCCACCTGGATCACGGGCACCTACGACCCGGAACTCAATCTCATCTACTGGGGCACCGGTAACCCCGGCCCCGATCTCGACGGCTCCGTCCGCCCCGGCGATAATCTGTACACGTGCTCCCTCGTCGCCCTCAACGCCGATACCGGCAAGCTCGCTTGGCACTACCAGTTCACTCCTCATGACGTTCACGATTGGGACGCCACCTCGGACCCCGTTCTGCTCGACATCGATCACAAGGGCACGAAGACCAGGGCGGTCGTCATGGCCAACCGCAATGGCTTCTACTACGCGCTCAACCGCGCCAACGGCAAGATCCTCGCCGCCAAGGCCTACACGAACGTCTCCTGGGCCGACAGCATCGATCTCGAAACCGGCCGCCCCAATCTGATCGCCGGCCAGGACCCCACCGAAGACGGCAACAAGAGCTGTCCCGGCATGGGAGGCGGCCACAACTGGCAGGCTACGACTTACAGTCCCAAATCTGGGCTGTATTACTTTACCTCCACCGACGGCTGCGCGCTTTACTATAAGTACGCGCAGGACTATGTCGAAGGACTCTGGTATCAGGCTTCCACGGTGGCTACGCTCCCCACGGAACCAGCGACGGGATCCATCATCGCGGTGAAGCCCGCCACCGGGGACATCGCCTGGAAGTACCCCCTCGCTACGCCGCCCTCGGCCGGTCTGCTCGCCACCGCTGGCGGACTCGTCTTTGGAGGCGACCGCGAGGGCTACGTCTTCGCCCTCGACGCCAACACCGGCAAAGTGCTCTGGAAGTTCCAGGCCGGAGGCACGGTGATCGCGCCCCCAGTCACATACCGCTTCCGCGGCAAACAATACATCGCCGTGGCCGCCGGTTCGGCGATGCTGACTTTCGCCCTGCCTTAG